One window of the Canis aureus isolate CA01 chromosome 1, VMU_Caureus_v.1.0, whole genome shotgun sequence genome contains the following:
- the LRFN1 gene encoding leucine-rich repeat and fibronectin type III domain-containing protein 1, whose translation MAPGPFSSALLSPPPAALPFLLLLWAGASRGQPCPGRCICQNVAPTLTMLCAKTGLLFVPPAIDRRVVELRLTDNFIAAVRRRDFANMTSLVHLTLSRNTIGQVAAGAFADLRALRALHLDSNRLAEVRGDQLRGLGNLRHLILGNNQIRRVESAAFDAFLSTVEDLDLSYNNLEALPWEAVGQMVNLNTLTLDHNLIDHIAEGTFVQLHKLVRLDMTSNRLHKLPPDGLFLRSQGSGPKPPTPLTVSFGGNPLHCNCELLWLRRLTREDDLETCATPEHLTDRYFWSIPEEEFLCEPPLITRQAGGRALVVEGQAVSLRCRAVGDPEPVVHWVAPDGRLLGNSSRTRVRGDGTLEVTITTLRDSGTFTCIASNAAGEATAPVEVCVVPLPLMAPPPAAPPPLTEPGSSDIATPGRPGANESAAERRLVAAELTSNSVLIRWPAQRPVPGIRMYQVQYNSSADDSLVYRMIPSTSQTFLVNDLAAGRAYDLCVLAVYDDGATALPATRVVGCVQFTTAGDPAPCRPLRAHFLGGTMIIAIGGVIVASVLVFIVLLMIRYKVYGDGDGRRVKGTSRSPPRVSHVCSQTNGAGAPQAPPPPAQDRYEALREVASPAAAAVEVEAKAAAAEAASAEPETILGRSLGGSATSLCLLPSEETSGEECRAAAGPRRSRSGALGPPASAPPTLALVPGGAPARPRPQQRYSFDGDYGALFQSHSYPRRARRTKRHRSTPHLDGAGGGAAGEDGDLGLGSARARLAFTSTEWMLESTV comes from the exons ATGGCTCCGGGCCCCTTCTCCTCGGCGCTCCTCTCGCCGCCGCCCGCTGCCCTGCCCTTTCTGCTGCTGCTCTGGGCTGGGGCGTCTCGTGGTCAGCCCTGCCCCGGCCGCTGCATCTGCCAGAACGTGGCGCCCACGCTGACCATGCTCTGCGCCAAGACGGGCTTGCTCTTCGTGCCGCCGGCCATCGACCGGCGCGTGGTGGAGCTGCGGCTCACTGACAACTTCATCGCGGCCGTCCGCCGAAGAGACTTCGCCAACATGACCAGCCTGGTGCACCTCACCCTGTCCCGTAACACCATCGGCCAGGTGGCCGCCGGCGCCTTCGCCGAcctccgcgccctccgcgccctgCACCTCGACAGCAACCGCCTGGCCGAGGTGCGCGGCGACCAGCTCCGCGGCTTGGGCAACCTCCGCCACCTGATCCTCGGCAACAACCAGATCCGCCGGGTGGAGTCCGCCGCCTTCGATGCCTTCCTGTCCACGGTGGAGGACCTGGATCTGTCCTACAACAACCTCGAGGCCCTGCCCTGGGAGGCCGTGGGCCAGATGGTGAACCTGAACACCCTCACGCTGGACCACAATCTCATCGACCACATCGCGGAAGGTACCTTCGTGCAGCTGCACAAACTGGTTCGCCTGGACATGACCTCCAACCGCCTCCATAAACTGCCCCCCGATGGGCTCTTCCTGAGGTCCCAGGGCTCGGGGCCCAAGCCGCCCACACCGCTCACGGTCAGCTTCGGCGGCAACCCCCTGCACTGCAACTGTGAGCTGCTCTGGCTGCGGCGCCTGACCAGGGAGGACGACCTGGAGACGTGCGCCACCCCGGAGCACCTCACCGATCGCTATTTCTGGTCCATCCCGGAGGAGGAGTTCCTGTGTGAACCCCCGTTGATTACGCGGCAGGCGGGGGGCCGGGCCCTGGTGGTGGAGGGCCAGGCAGTCAGCCTGCGGTGCCGCGCAGTGGGTGATCCGGAGCCGGTGGTGCACTGGGTAGCGCCCGATGGGCGGCTGCTGGGAAACTCGAGTCGGACCCGGGTGCGGGGGGACGGGACGCTGGAGGTAACCATCACCACCTTACGGGACAGTGGCACCTTCACTTGCATTGCCTCCAATGCGGCCGGGGAAGCCACAGCCCCGGTGGAGGTGTGCGTGGTGCCTCTGCCTCTGATGGCACCCCCGCCGGCCGCCCCACCGCCCCTCACGGAGCCCGGCTCCTCTGACATCGCCACGCCAGGCCGACCCGGTGCCAACGAATCGGCTGCTGAGCGCAGGCTCGTGGCGGCTGAGCTCACCTCGAACTCGGTGCTCATCCGTTGGCCAGCCCAGAGACCTGTGCCCGGCATCCGCATGTACCAGGTCCAGTACAACAGCTCCGCGGATGACTCCCTTGTCTACAG GATGATCCCATCCACCAGCCAGACCTTCCTGGTGAACGATCTGGCGGCAGGCCGCGCCTACGACCTCTGCGTGCTGGCTGTCTACGACGACGGGGCCACGGCACTGCCCGCCACGCGAGTGGTGGGCTGCGTGCAGTTTACCACCGCTGGGGACCCCGCGCCCTGCCGTCCCCTGAGGGCCCACTTCTTGGGTGGCACCATGATCATCGCCATCGGGGGCGTCATCGTCGCCTCGGTCCTCGTCTTCATCGTTCTGCTCATGATCCGCTATAAGGTCTACGGCGACGGGGACGGCCGCCGGGTCAAGGGTACCTCCCGGTCGCCGCCGCGGGTCAGCCACGTGTGCTCGCAGACCAACGGCGCAGGCGcaccgcaggccccgcccccgccggcgcAGGACCGGTACGAGGCGCTGCGCGAGGTCGCGtcccctgccgccgccgccgtggAGGTCGAGGCCAAGGCCGCGGCGGCCGAGGCGGCTTCCGCGGAGCCGGAGACCATCCTGGGACGCTCCCTGGGCGGCTCGGCCACCTCGCTGTGCCTGCTGCCGTCTGAGGAAACCTCGGGGGAGGAGTGTCGGGCCGCGGCGGGCCCTCGCAGGAGCCGTTCCGGGGCCCTGGGGCCGCCGGCCTCGGCGCCCCCCACTCTAGCTCTGGTTCCCGggggcgccccggcccggccgaGGCCGCAGCAGCGCTATTCGTTCGACGGGGACTACGGGGCGCTCTTCCAGAGCCACAGTTACCCGCGCCGCGCCCGGCGGACAAAGCGCCACCGGTCCACGCCGCACCTGGACGGGGCCGGAGGGGGCGCGGCCGGGGAGGACGGAGACCTGGGGCTGGGCTCCGCCAGGGCACGCCTGGCCTTCACCAGCACCGAGTGGATGCTGGAGAGTACCGTGTGA
- the IFNL1 gene encoding interferon lambda-1, whose amino-acid sequence MAIAWVLVLVTAGLSLARAGPVPTSKPTTAWRGCDIGRFKSLSPRELEAFKKAKDALEYSLKNWSCNSRLFPRNRDLRQLQVWERPVALEAELALTLKVLETMADRSLGDILDQPLHTLRHIHSQLQACVSAQPPAGPQPRGRLHPWLHRLHEASKKESQGCLEASVLFNLFRLLKKDLECVAVGDLCV is encoded by the exons ATGGCCATTGCATGGGTGCTGGTGCTAGTGACTGCAGGCCTGAGCTTGGCCAGAGCAGGCCCTGTCCCCACTTCCAAGCCCACCACGGCCTGGAGGGGCTGTGACATTGGCAGGTTCAAATCTCTGTCACCAAGGGAGCTGGAGGCTTTCAAGAaggccaaggatgctttg GAATATTCACTAAAAAACTGGAGTTGCAACTCCCGCCTCTTCCCTAGAAACCGGGACCTGAGACAGCTACAG GTGTGGGAGCGCCCTGTGGCCTTGGAGGCTGAGCTGGCCTTGACACTGAAGGTCCTGGAGACCATGGCTGACAGGTCCTTGGGGGACATCCTGGACCAGCCCCTTCACACGCTGCGCCACATCCACTCCCAGCTCCAGGCCTGTGTGAGT GCTCAGCCCCCAGCAGGCCCCCAGCCCCGAGGCCGCCTCCACCCCTGGCTGCATCGGCTCCATGAGGCCTCAAAGAAG GAGTCTCAAGGCTGCCTCGAAGCCTCTGTCCTCTTCAACCTCTTCCGCCTCCTCAAAAAGGACCTGGAATGTGTCGCCGTTGGAGACCTGTGTGTCTAA